A single genomic interval of uncultured Pseudodesulfovibrio sp. harbors:
- a CDS encoding division/cell wall cluster transcriptional repressor MraZ, with protein sequence MKFRGHAHRSLDDKGRLILPPDFRDLIRAEVSDAVIVLTIYDKHVIGITPEQWTRLEGELEKVKSPSRGLQNTIRILYSGYTEILVGKQGRIAIPAHLRKSGKLEKDVVVMGAGRRFEIWPSDSFERLLEEDYDVSGELAENNVTLPF encoded by the coding sequence GTGAAATTCAGAGGTCACGCACACAGAAGCCTGGATGACAAGGGACGGCTTATTCTGCCGCCCGATTTCCGGGATTTGATCCGCGCCGAGGTTTCGGACGCGGTCATCGTGCTGACTATTTATGACAAGCATGTCATCGGCATTACTCCCGAGCAATGGACCCGTCTCGAAGGCGAACTTGAGAAAGTCAAGTCACCCAGCCGGGGGCTTCAGAACACCATCCGCATCCTGTATTCAGGCTACACGGAAATTCTCGTGGGCAAGCAGGGGCGCATAGCCATTCCCGCGCACCTGCGTAAAAGCGGGAAGCTCGAAAAGGATGTGGTGGTGATGGGGGCCGGACGGCGGTTTGAGATATGGCCTTCCGACAGCTTCGAACGCCTGCTCGAAGAGGACTACGACGTGTCCGGTGAGCTGGCGGAAAACAACGTCACCCTGCCTTTCTAA
- a CDS encoding HD domain-containing phosphohydrolase — MNSKAKPKHDIPDGLNEEYYQISADILGSFNKYRPPLNIFEFKEDVCRIAPFYKVGGRLSNGQIEELASMVNEGLIFVSRDDHPVYVKHISYQLDLVLVDKNLKEREIADIFTQALTRRMKEFLDQPVPVVFEKLWVDLMVLTEYLHADIHRTRGLVRRMHKEHSLENHSVNCGFLGLALFGRLQRKDCEAGTVKRQTFDRLAAGLFLHDMGMTKVAQFIRDKKVPLTGDERTKVNAHTRVGYDMMTKLNLKYPEVEECISQHHERLNGSGYPLKTREMGFAGRLCAVVDSFCAMITSRPYGEGLPMLNAAVDIGQDKRYDPTISKALQLLLVQDLKMKP; from the coding sequence ATGAATTCCAAAGCAAAGCCGAAACATGATATACCAGACGGACTGAACGAGGAATATTACCAGATAAGCGCGGACATTCTGGGCAGCTTCAACAAGTATCGCCCCCCGCTGAACATCTTCGAATTCAAAGAGGATGTATGTCGTATTGCGCCCTTCTACAAGGTGGGCGGCAGGCTTTCCAACGGACAGATCGAAGAACTCGCATCAATGGTGAACGAGGGATTGATCTTTGTCTCGCGCGACGACCACCCCGTATACGTCAAGCATATCAGTTACCAGCTTGACCTCGTTCTTGTAGACAAGAATCTCAAGGAACGGGAAATAGCCGACATATTCACTCAGGCACTCACCCGCCGGATGAAGGAATTCCTCGACCAGCCCGTCCCCGTGGTCTTTGAAAAACTCTGGGTAGACCTCATGGTCCTGACCGAATACCTGCACGCGGACATCCACCGCACACGCGGACTTGTCCGGCGGATGCACAAGGAACACTCTCTTGAGAACCACTCGGTCAACTGCGGTTTTCTCGGCCTCGCCCTGTTCGGCCGCCTGCAACGCAAGGACTGCGAGGCCGGAACGGTCAAACGCCAGACCTTTGACCGACTTGCCGCGGGCCTGTTCCTGCACGACATGGGCATGACCAAAGTGGCCCAGTTCATCCGTGACAAGAAAGTCCCTCTCACCGGCGACGAGCGCACCAAAGTCAACGCCCACACCAGAGTGGGGTATGACATGATGACCAAGCTCAATCTCAAGTACCCGGAAGTGGAGGAATGCATCTCCCAGCACCATGAACGCCTCAACGGCTCCGGCTACCCGCTCAAGACTCGGGAAATGGGCTTTGCAGGCCGCCTCTGCGCCGTGGTGGACTCCTTCTGCGCCATGATCACAAGCCGCCCATACGGCGAAGGACTGCCCATGCTCAACGCCGCAGTGGATATCGGGCAGGACAAACGCTACGATCCTACCATTTCCAAGGCACTCCAGTTGCTTCTCGTGCAGGACCTCAAAATGAAGCCGTAA
- the rsmH gene encoding 16S rRNA (cytosine(1402)-N(4))-methyltransferase RsmH has protein sequence MDPASKHTTVLLNEVIEWLRPKPGGRYMDGTLGMGGHSLALLTAAGEGAELCGLDRDQKALELAGKRLEEFGDRAHLFHLPFSRFEEALDELGWDEIDGAVLDLGVSSMQLDEAERGFSFIHDGPLDMRMDPEFGQSAKDMVNNLKHGDLARIIRVYGEDPLAGKIASAILKARDKEPITRTLQLAEIVRLAYPPKMRHTARNHPATRTFQGLRIAVNRELEELEYYLKTIVERLKPGGRVAIISFHSLEDRAVKHSFRDAAKGCKCPPHQIHCTCGGVPEVKILTKKPQLPTKEEMAGNSRSRSAKLRVAEKLGADGEKK, from the coding sequence ATGGACCCAGCAAGCAAACATACAACGGTTCTTTTGAATGAAGTGATTGAGTGGCTCAGGCCGAAACCGGGTGGTCGTTACATGGACGGCACCTTGGGGATGGGCGGCCACAGCCTCGCGCTGCTGACGGCGGCGGGAGAAGGGGCCGAGCTCTGCGGGCTTGACCGGGATCAGAAGGCGCTCGAACTCGCCGGGAAGCGGCTCGAGGAATTCGGAGACAGGGCGCACCTGTTTCATCTGCCTTTTTCACGGTTCGAAGAGGCTCTCGACGAACTTGGCTGGGATGAAATCGACGGCGCGGTTCTCGATCTCGGTGTGTCGTCCATGCAGCTTGATGAAGCTGAAAGAGGATTCAGCTTCATTCATGACGGTCCGCTGGACATGCGTATGGACCCCGAGTTCGGGCAGTCGGCCAAGGATATGGTCAATAACCTGAAACACGGTGATTTGGCGCGGATCATCAGGGTTTACGGGGAAGATCCCCTGGCCGGAAAAATCGCGTCGGCAATACTGAAGGCCCGGGACAAGGAGCCTATTACGAGGACGCTTCAACTGGCAGAGATCGTGCGGCTCGCCTATCCGCCCAAGATGCGGCACACGGCGCGAAACCATCCTGCCACCCGGACGTTTCAGGGACTGCGGATAGCGGTCAACAGAGAGCTTGAAGAACTTGAGTATTATTTGAAAACCATAGTCGAACGCCTGAAACCGGGCGGACGCGTGGCAATAATTTCGTTTCACTCCCTGGAGGACAGGGCGGTGAAACATTCCTTCCGGGATGCCGCCAAAGGGTGCAAATGCCCCCCGCATCAGATCCACTGTACCTGCGGCGGCGTTCCCGAAGTGAAGATATTGACGAAAAAACCGCAGCTCCCGACCAAAGAGGAAATGGCCGGGAACTCCCGCAGTCGGAGCGCCAAGCTCCGTGTCGCGGAAAAGCTCGGTGCTGACGGAGAAAAGAAATGA
- a CDS encoding type II secretion system F family protein, which yields MFSPESIPFFAAGLAFVSVLLAGYGVIGYFGGTGNVARLKERVSGKHVNRSDSLTAPLVEVGKNLAAKFEKIGERVGPKDEAEVDRNRTALIQAGLRSPNAQVKFQGVKVFLALTFGGLFLLFRFFGDLELSVLWTCFATVACASLGVYAPEVWLRKKVQKRQLTVADELPDALDLLVVCVESGMGLDQAIDRVCTELVTSGPVISSELKLMTLELRAGKARADALRGLSARVGLDDLGSLTSLLVQADVFGISVGRTLRVYSDAMRTKRSQRAEELAAKLPVKLLLPLVGFILPALFVAIMGPAGLTFMEVFSKVN from the coding sequence ATGTTCAGTCCTGAATCCATCCCGTTCTTCGCGGCAGGCCTTGCCTTCGTTTCCGTGCTTCTGGCCGGGTACGGCGTCATCGGCTACTTCGGCGGCACCGGGAATGTGGCGCGCCTCAAGGAGCGTGTTTCCGGCAAGCATGTGAACAGGAGTGATTCGCTTACTGCGCCGTTGGTGGAGGTGGGAAAGAACCTTGCTGCAAAGTTCGAGAAGATCGGTGAGCGGGTCGGCCCCAAGGACGAGGCCGAAGTGGACAGGAACCGCACGGCGCTCATTCAGGCCGGACTGCGTTCTCCCAACGCGCAGGTGAAATTTCAGGGTGTGAAGGTCTTTCTCGCATTGACCTTTGGCGGGCTGTTTCTGTTGTTCAGATTTTTCGGAGACCTCGAACTGTCGGTCCTGTGGACCTGTTTCGCCACAGTGGCCTGTGCCTCGCTCGGTGTTTATGCGCCCGAGGTGTGGCTGCGGAAGAAGGTGCAGAAGCGCCAGTTGACCGTTGCCGACGAACTGCCTGACGCGCTCGACCTGCTTGTCGTCTGCGTGGAGTCCGGCATGGGACTCGATCAGGCCATTGACCGGGTCTGCACCGAACTGGTGACGTCCGGGCCGGTCATCAGTTCGGAACTCAAGCTCATGACGCTTGAACTGCGTGCGGGCAAGGCCCGTGCGGACGCGCTGCGCGGTCTGTCTGCCCGCGTGGGGCTGGATGATCTCGGCAGCCTGACCTCGCTGCTTGTTCAGGCAGATGTTTTCGGCATCAGCGTGGGGCGCACCCTGCGCGTGTATTCGGATGCCATGCGTACCAAGCGTTCCCAGCGCGCGGAGGAACTGGCGGCCAAGCTGCCCGTCAAGCTTCTGCTGCCGCTGGTCGGCTTCATATTACCTGCTCTGTTTGTGGCCATCATGGGACCGGCCGGTCTGACGTTCATGGAAGTCTTTTCCAAGGTGAACTGA
- a CDS encoding CpaF family protein: MSLAARLNRGAGKTPAAPKAVKAVSVEQADHYFEIKTRIHDRLIDMIDLSLLDTLDEKDMRAEIAKVTEGLLWEEFQNAPLNLAERKRMLSEIQDEVIGLGPLEPYVKDPTINDILVNGYKQIYVERGGKLELTPARFRDDDHLRKIIDRIVSLVGRRIDESQPLCDARLLDGSRVNAVIPPLAIDGPSLSIRKFSKDPLEVQDLINFKALTPQMADLLDGIVQARLNVLISGGTGSGKTTLLNCLSRFIPEDERIVTIEDAAELQLKQDHVVRLETRPANIEGKGEIDQRELVKNCLRMRPDRIIIGEVRASEALDMLQAMNTGHDGSLTTVHANSPRDAMMRLETMVSMAGLNLSPISMKRYISSAIDVVIQATRLVDGSRKVISIQEITGMEGEMITMQEIFAFEQTNISKQGKVEGYHTARGIRPKFAQKLERMGRPFPPEMFQVAPEARRM, encoded by the coding sequence ATGAGTCTCGCAGCACGTTTGAACAGAGGCGCGGGCAAGACGCCCGCCGCGCCCAAGGCCGTCAAGGCAGTAAGTGTGGAACAGGCCGATCACTATTTCGAGATCAAGACCCGCATCCATGACCGCCTGATCGACATGATCGATCTGTCATTGCTCGACACGCTGGACGAAAAGGACATGCGTGCCGAAATCGCCAAGGTCACCGAAGGGCTGCTCTGGGAGGAATTCCAGAACGCCCCGTTGAACCTTGCCGAGCGCAAGCGGATGCTCTCCGAAATACAGGACGAGGTCATCGGGCTCGGGCCGCTGGAGCCGTACGTCAAGGACCCGACCATCAACGATATCCTCGTAAACGGCTACAAGCAGATTTACGTGGAGCGCGGCGGCAAGCTCGAACTCACTCCGGCCCGGTTCCGCGACGACGACCACCTTCGCAAGATCATCGACCGCATCGTCTCTCTCGTGGGTAGGCGTATCGATGAATCCCAGCCGCTGTGTGACGCCCGATTGCTGGACGGTTCCCGCGTCAACGCCGTGATCCCGCCGCTCGCCATTGACGGCCCCTCGCTTTCCATTCGTAAGTTTTCCAAGGATCCGCTGGAAGTGCAGGACCTCATCAACTTCAAGGCCCTGACTCCGCAGATGGCGGACCTGCTTGACGGCATCGTGCAGGCACGGCTCAACGTGCTCATCTCCGGTGGTACCGGCTCGGGTAAGACCACGCTACTCAACTGCCTGTCCCGCTTCATTCCCGAGGACGAACGTATCGTCACCATCGAGGATGCAGCGGAACTCCAGCTCAAGCAGGATCATGTTGTGCGCCTTGAAACACGGCCCGCCAACATCGAGGGCAAGGGCGAGATCGATCAGCGAGAACTGGTCAAGAACTGTCTGCGTATGCGCCCGGACCGCATTATCATCGGTGAGGTCCGAGCTTCCGAGGCCCTTGATATGCTTCAGGCCATGAATACCGGCCACGACGGTTCGCTCACCACGGTTCACGCCAACTCGCCGCGCGACGCCATGATGCGTCTGGAAACCATGGTCTCCATGGCGGGCCTCAATCTGTCGCCCATTTCCATGAAGCGGTACATTTCATCCGCTATCGACGTGGTCATTCAGGCCACCCGTCTGGTGGACGGTTCCCGCAAGGTCATCTCCATTCAGGAAATCACCGGCATGGAAGGCGAGATGATCACCATGCAGGAAATTTTTGCCTTTGAGCAGACCAACATCAGCAAGCAGGGCAAGGTTGAGGGATATCACACCGCGCGCGGCATCCGGCCCAAGTTTGCCCAGAAGCTCGAACGCATGGGACGTCCGTTCCCGCCGGAAATGTTTCAGGTGGCCCCGGAAGCGAGGAGGATGTGA
- the pyk gene encoding pyruvate kinase codes for MDRHIKIIATLGPGTETYEAVKELVESGAKIFRLNFSHGGREFFEKMVSIIRRLEQETGLTLTVLQDLSGPKIRTCDVGLGAIEVSKGTEVLLGTREKAENVDEPFICLDIPEMFEGVKEGDPVALSDGMIRFNVLKIEDPHLIRLVATNSGMCPPRKGITFPGMKTPLAPLTEKDKADLAIGMELGVDVVAMSFVQKPEDICNLRSEMIQYGRRVPIVAKLERTAALEVLDDIVNEADGIMVARGDLGLELDLAELPVAQKRIIKACNKAGKPVIVATQMLLSMVNSPMATRAETTDVANAILDGADCVMLSEETAIGRYPGETVKFMRKIAYQIEAFMFEGDKGAKSRGRENEHPSTFLAYAAAMLAGKTGAKAIVCHSTSGSTARILSSCRPMQSVYALSTDSTVRHFTNLSWGVIPAEPLDAIDDHQERSEVFVRQSPAFKEGDIVIVTAGQPERGRSVTQTNVVKLYEKLSKEAG; via the coding sequence ATGGACAGACACATAAAAATCATCGCGACACTGGGACCGGGAACCGAAACGTACGAAGCCGTCAAGGAACTGGTGGAATCCGGGGCCAAGATTTTTCGTCTCAATTTTTCTCACGGCGGCCGTGAATTCTTCGAAAAGATGGTCTCCATCATCCGCAGGCTGGAACAGGAAACCGGCCTCACCCTGACAGTCCTTCAGGACCTGTCCGGCCCGAAAATCCGCACCTGCGACGTCGGCCTCGGAGCCATTGAAGTGTCCAAGGGGACCGAAGTCCTGCTCGGCACCAGGGAAAAGGCCGAAAACGTGGACGAGCCGTTCATCTGCCTCGACATCCCGGAGATGTTCGAAGGCGTGAAGGAAGGCGATCCCGTGGCGCTGTCCGACGGCATGATCCGCTTCAACGTGCTCAAGATCGAAGACCCGCACCTCATCCGGCTCGTGGCTACCAACTCCGGCATGTGTCCGCCGCGCAAGGGCATCACGTTTCCCGGCATGAAAACCCCGCTGGCACCGCTCACGGAAAAGGACAAGGCCGACCTCGCCATCGGCATGGAACTCGGCGTGGACGTCGTGGCCATGAGCTTCGTGCAGAAGCCCGAGGACATCTGCAACCTGCGCTCCGAAATGATCCAGTACGGCAGGCGCGTTCCCATCGTCGCCAAGCTGGAACGCACCGCAGCCCTCGAGGTTCTCGACGACATCGTGAACGAGGCCGACGGCATCATGGTCGCCCGCGGCGATCTCGGTCTGGAGCTTGATCTGGCGGAACTGCCGGTGGCCCAGAAGCGCATCATCAAGGCATGCAACAAGGCAGGCAAACCGGTCATCGTCGCCACCCAGATGCTGCTCTCCATGGTCAACTCGCCCATGGCGACCCGCGCGGAAACGACCGACGTGGCCAACGCCATTCTCGACGGTGCCGACTGCGTCATGCTTTCCGAAGAAACCGCCATTGGCCGTTACCCCGGCGAAACCGTGAAATTCATGCGGAAAATCGCCTACCAGATCGAAGCGTTCATGTTCGAAGGCGACAAGGGAGCCAAAAGCCGGGGCCGCGAAAACGAACACCCGTCCACCTTCCTCGCCTATGCCGCCGCCATGCTGGCAGGCAAAACAGGAGCTAAGGCCATCGTCTGTCATTCCACGTCCGGGTCCACGGCGCGCATCCTTTCATCCTGCCGCCCCATGCAGTCGGTTTACGCCCTGAGCACGGACTCCACGGTCCGGCACTTCACAAATCTCTCGTGGGGGGTTATCCCTGCTGAACCACTGGACGCAATCGACGACCATCAGGAACGGTCGGAAGTCTTTGTCCGGCAGTCTCCGGCATTCAAGGAAGGTGACATCGTCATCGTCACCGCCGGTCAGCCGGAACGGGGGCGGTCCGTCACCCAGACCAACGTGGTCAAACTGTATGAAAAATTAAGCAAAGAAGCGGGTTGA
- a CDS encoding type II secretion system F family protein, whose amino-acid sequence MSIALIITVVGTLVIFMLAMGVISFIRADRDDADRKVKDRLRQFAMTEVETQSFDLLLAQSSMSQVPWFNRMLSKMQIASNISRLIRQGKSKGTTGTYLLLCALLGMIGAYVGIMVADRLWIAVVLAGLLGYVPILYLRKRKESRMTAFHKQLPEVLDLMSRALKAGHTFGGAMRMVSDEFDDPIGGEFRQTLDEINFGMDVDRALDNLLERVDVADLKFFAVSVNIQRETGGNLAEIVSNIARLVRERFVLFGKVRVLSAEGRLSALLLSALPFITAGILYLINPGYMSLMWTTELGLNMSYGALFGMTLGIICMRRMVNIKV is encoded by the coding sequence ATGAGTATCGCCCTGATTATCACCGTCGTCGGAACCCTCGTCATTTTCATGCTCGCCATGGGCGTGATCTCCTTTATTCGCGCAGACCGTGACGACGCGGATCGCAAGGTCAAGGATCGGCTCCGCCAGTTTGCCATGACCGAGGTCGAGACGCAGTCCTTTGATCTGCTGCTCGCCCAGTCATCCATGAGTCAGGTGCCGTGGTTCAACCGGATGCTCTCCAAAATGCAGATAGCGTCCAATATTTCCAGGCTGATCCGGCAGGGCAAGTCCAAGGGCACCACCGGAACGTATCTGCTCCTGTGTGCGCTGCTCGGCATGATCGGAGCCTATGTGGGCATCATGGTCGCGGACCGTCTCTGGATAGCCGTCGTTCTGGCCGGACTGCTCGGTTATGTGCCGATACTGTATCTCAGGAAGCGGAAAGAGAGCCGCATGACCGCATTTCACAAGCAGCTGCCTGAAGTGCTCGACCTCATGAGCCGCGCACTCAAGGCGGGGCACACCTTCGGCGGGGCCATGCGAATGGTCTCGGATGAATTTGATGATCCCATCGGCGGCGAATTCCGCCAGACGCTTGATGAAATCAACTTCGGCATGGACGTGGACCGCGCTCTGGACAATCTGTTGGAGCGCGTGGATGTGGCTGACCTCAAATTCTTTGCGGTGTCCGTGAACATCCAGCGCGAAACCGGTGGAAATCTGGCCGAGATCGTTTCCAACATCGCCCGTCTCGTGCGTGAGCGGTTCGTCCTGTTCGGCAAGGTCCGCGTGTTGTCCGCCGAGGGCCGCCTGTCCGCACTCCTGCTGTCGGCGCTGCCCTTCATTACCGCCGGTATCCTGTATCTCATCAACCCCGGTTACATGAGCCTGATGTGGACCACCGAGTTGGGTCTCAACATGTCCTACGGCGCATTGTTCGGCATGACGCTCGGCATCATCTGCATGCGCCGCATGGTCAACATCAAGGTGTAG
- a CDS encoding response regulator yields the protein MKGETARRFRVLAVDDDPDMLTTYRDILCFEGEEPSELEALFDENASLPSPEEIAADAGRPVFDVCTLFSASDAVREMGTALDEGDPFTIALIEMNLGGSMGGLKLAEAIRHLDPYIEIVLLSAAPNVPLKEINARIQPPERLLYVQKPFRSPELKQIAMSLCSKWDAESRVRELNATLASKVEARTSELNAANRRLRLDISKRAAVLRELQASEQRYRLLFEKDITGNFASDADGLILDCNVAFADLFGFESPQDAHGANIFKLWDSMGGAEPLRDLLQVRLRLGNHEVTFVRGGMKFHLLVNIDTVLNAEGEPEELRGYIFDISEPKRLEEQLRQSQKMEALGTLAGGIAHDFNNILGVILGYAEIIENSAEPDSGLERRVGEITRAGKRARDLVNQILNFSRQGPQERHPMTLAPLIKEALKLLRSSVPANVGIISRIETDRDNVMADPTQMHQIMLNLCGNASHAMQKTGGTLTVTLSDVHEDDAVLPPDALGRPERFVRLSVADTGAGIEPDVVERIFDPFFTTKQQGEGTGMGLAMVHGIVKRHDGYLELENRPGEGATFHVFLPLTSQAERPETDAAADLVFREGRILFVDDEKPLTDIGREMLESFGFDVVTRTSSIEALEAFKFRSKDFDLVITDQTMPNMTGLEFAREILKIRPDMPIILCTGFSDAVSYDRLRDIGVGDFIMKPILKHDLISSISRLLSKD from the coding sequence TTGAAAGGAGAAACCGCACGCCGCTTTCGTGTACTGGCCGTTGACGACGACCCGGACATGCTGACGACGTATCGCGATATCCTCTGTTTCGAGGGGGAGGAGCCGTCCGAACTGGAGGCGCTGTTCGATGAGAACGCTTCTTTGCCGTCTCCCGAGGAAATCGCGGCGGACGCAGGTCGGCCCGTGTTTGACGTGTGCACTCTTTTCAGCGCATCGGATGCCGTCCGAGAAATGGGCACGGCCCTTGACGAAGGTGACCCGTTCACCATCGCGCTCATCGAGATGAATCTGGGCGGCAGTATGGGCGGGTTGAAGCTGGCTGAAGCCATCCGGCATCTGGACCCGTACATCGAGATTGTGCTTCTCTCTGCGGCACCGAACGTGCCCCTCAAGGAAATCAATGCCCGCATCCAGCCGCCGGAACGCCTGCTGTATGTCCAGAAGCCGTTTCGCTCTCCTGAACTCAAGCAGATCGCCATGTCCCTGTGCTCCAAGTGGGATGCGGAAAGCCGCGTGCGGGAACTCAACGCCACCCTTGCCAGCAAGGTCGAGGCCCGTACTTCCGAACTCAACGCGGCCAACCGGCGTCTGCGCCTCGATATTTCCAAACGTGCCGCCGTACTGCGGGAATTGCAGGCCAGCGAGCAGCGGTACAGGCTTCTTTTCGAAAAGGACATCACCGGCAACTTCGCTTCGGATGCGGACGGTCTCATTCTTGACTGCAATGTGGCCTTTGCCGATCTTTTCGGTTTTGAGTCTCCGCAGGATGCCCATGGCGCGAACATTTTCAAACTATGGGATTCCATGGGAGGGGCGGAGCCGTTGCGGGATTTGCTTCAGGTTCGCCTCCGTCTCGGCAATCATGAAGTGACGTTCGTGCGCGGCGGCATGAAGTTCCACCTGCTCGTGAACATCGACACCGTGCTCAATGCCGAGGGCGAGCCGGAAGAGCTGCGTGGCTACATTTTTGATATTTCCGAACCCAAGCGCCTTGAGGAACAGCTTCGCCAGTCGCAGAAGATGGAGGCGCTCGGTACGCTCGCGGGTGGTATAGCGCATGACTTCAACAACATCCTCGGGGTCATTCTCGGGTATGCCGAGATCATCGAGAATTCTGCCGAACCCGACTCCGGTCTTGAACGCCGCGTCGGGGAAATCACCCGCGCCGGAAAGCGTGCCCGCGATCTGGTCAACCAGATCCTGAATTTTTCCCGTCAGGGACCGCAAGAGCGGCATCCCATGACACTCGCACCGCTCATAAAAGAGGCGCTCAAGCTGTTGCGGTCCAGCGTGCCTGCCAATGTGGGGATCATTTCACGCATTGAGACCGACCGCGACAACGTCATGGCCGACCCGACGCAGATGCACCAGATCATGCTGAACCTTTGCGGCAATGCGTCGCACGCCATGCAGAAAACCGGCGGGACACTGACCGTCACTCTGTCGGACGTGCATGAAGATGACGCAGTGCTGCCGCCCGACGCGCTCGGACGCCCGGAACGGTTCGTGAGGCTGTCGGTGGCCGACACCGGGGCCGGTATCGAGCCTGACGTGGTGGAACGCATCTTCGATCCATTTTTCACCACCAAACAGCAGGGCGAAGGGACCGGGATGGGACTTGCCATGGTCCACGGCATCGTCAAGCGGCACGACGGGTACCTCGAATTGGAGAACCGTCCCGGCGAGGGCGCTACGTTTCATGTTTTCCTGCCCCTGACGTCACAGGCCGAACGTCCCGAAACGGACGCGGCAGCCGATTTGGTTTTCCGCGAGGGGCGCATCCTGTTTGTTGATGATGAGAAGCCGCTCACCGATATCGGGCGCGAGATGCTGGAGTCCTTCGGGTTTGACGTGGTCACGCGTACGTCGAGCATCGAAGCGCTGGAAGCCTTCAAGTTCCGCAGCAAGGATTTCGATCTGGTCATTACCGACCAGACCATGCCGAACATGACCGGGCTGGAGTTTGCCCGTGAGATCCTGAAAATCCGTCCGGATATGCCGATCATCCTGTGCACCGGCTTTTCGGATGCCGTGTCCTATGACCGTCTGCGTGACATCGGTGTCGGGGATTTCATCATGAAGCCCATTTTGAAACACGACCTTATTTCGAGTATCAGTCGATTGCTGTCCAAAGATTGA
- a CDS encoding tetratricopeptide repeat protein — MKKSLLIIVILIFGLSLAGCATHKKQETSFQEFAYGDKEHVKLNAAQHEQVADGFLRRGKPEMAFIHYNKALEADPENADVRVKKGDLLVDRGLDEQALAEYLAVLEKNPDHAIANEAAGTVYFRAGLYAEAKAHLTRAVEKNPMLWKAHNYLGNLHTRNAEYDQAVADFRQAIELHKGEFKDEIYNNLGVVQMAMKQYGKAVNSFRYALKNGGVSARTYNNLGLALTRQGRLTEALEAFKYAGGEAKANNNLGYVLLTEGRPAEAVPYFEKAVELAPSFYVKAADNLKRARMAARFSGTSVAAASPRIAHSGSTPNPLSGQSFPDAGQTSGEPAANPASAGSPPSGKIQKIAFVPGSGDQITGSTWGMHVSSWRDHDWAFKHCEKLIKQGWQPWINQVDLGEKGIWYRVLVGRYDTVEKAKAERQMVIDRLKLTRAPIYELVVPNPDGSHLRKN; from the coding sequence ATGAAGAAATCGTTACTTATCATTGTCATCCTGATTTTTGGCCTGTCGCTGGCCGGATGTGCCACGCACAAGAAGCAGGAAACGTCGTTTCAGGAATTCGCTTACGGCGACAAGGAGCACGTCAAACTGAATGCGGCTCAGCACGAACAGGTTGCCGACGGCTTCCTGCGTCGCGGCAAGCCGGAAATGGCGTTCATCCATTACAACAAGGCGCTTGAGGCAGACCCGGAAAACGCGGACGTCCGTGTCAAGAAGGGTGACCTGCTCGTGGACAGGGGGTTGGATGAACAGGCGCTGGCCGAATATCTGGCCGTTCTGGAAAAGAACCCGGATCATGCCATCGCCAACGAGGCTGCCGGGACCGTGTATTTCCGTGCCGGTCTGTACGCCGAGGCCAAGGCGCATCTGACCCGTGCCGTGGAAAAGAACCCCATGCTCTGGAAGGCGCACAACTATCTCGGCAACCTCCATACCCGCAATGCGGAATACGATCAGGCTGTCGCGGATTTCAGGCAGGCCATTGAATTGCACAAGGGGGAATTCAAGGACGAGATTTACAACAATCTCGGTGTTGTCCAGATGGCGATGAAGCAGTACGGAAAGGCCGTTAATTCCTTCCGTTACGCACTCAAGAACGGCGGCGTGTCCGCCCGAACATACAATAATCTCGGCCTTGCCCTGACTCGTCAGGGTCGCCTGACCGAAGCGCTTGAAGCCTTCAAGTACGCAGGCGGCGAAGCCAAGGCCAACAACAATCTGGGTTACGTATTGCTTACGGAGGGACGTCCCGCCGAGGCAGTGCCGTATTTCGAGAAGGCCGTGGAACTGGCTCCCAGTTTTTACGTCAAGGCTGCCGACAACCTGAAGCGCGCCCGTATGGCTGCCCGCTTCTCAGGTACGTCCGTGGCTGCGGCCTCTCCCCGGATCGCACACAGCGGTTCCACCCCGAACCCCCTGTCCGGCCAGTCTTTCCCCGACGCCGGACAGACCTCCGGCGAGCCTGCGGCAAATCCCGCGTCCGCAGGCTCGCCTCCTTCCGGAAAGATCCAGAAGATCGCCTTTGTTCCGGGTTCCGGGGATCAGATAACAGGTTCGACATGGGGCATGCACGTCAGTTCGTGGCGTGATCATGACTGGGCTTTCAAGCACTGCGAGAAGCTTATCAAGCAGGGCTGGCAGCCATGGATCAATCAGGTCGACCTCGGTGAGAAGGGTATCTGGTATCGCGTCCTCGTCGGACGATATGATACCGTGGAAAAGGCAAAGGCCGAACGCCAGATGGTCATTGACCGGCTCAAGCTGACCCGTGCCCCCATCTACGAACTGGTGGTGCCGAATCCCGATGGTTCGCACCTCCGGAAGAATTGA